One segment of Pan paniscus chromosome 20, NHGRI_mPanPan1-v2.0_pri, whole genome shotgun sequence DNA contains the following:
- the GEMIN7 gene encoding gem-associated protein 7 isoform X3 produces MQTPVNIPVPVLRLPRGPDGFCRGFAPDGRRAPLRPEVPEIQECPIAQESLESQEQRARAALRERYLRSLLAMVGHQVSFTLHEGVRVAAHFGATDLDVANFYVSQLQTPIGVQAEALLRCSDIISYTFKP; encoded by the coding sequence ATGCAAACTCCAGTGAACATTCCCGTGCCTGTGCTCCGGCTGCCCCGGGGCCCTGATGGCTTCTGCCGTGGCTTTGCCCCTGACGGACGCAGAGCCCCCTTGAGGCCAGAGGTTCCTGAAATCCAGGAGTGTCCCATAGCTCAAGAATCCCTGGAATCCCAGGAGCAGCGGGCACGAGCCGCCCTTCGGGAGCGTTACCTCCGCAGCCTGCTGGCCATGGTGGGTCATCAGGTGAGCTTCACGTTGCACGAGGGTGTGCGTGTGGCCGCCCACTTTGGAGCCACCGACCTGGATGTGGCCAACTTCTACGTGTCACAGCTGCAGACTCCCATAGGTGTGCAAGCAGAGGCGCTACTCCGATGTAGTGACATTATTTCATATACCTTCAAGCCATAA
- the GEMIN7 gene encoding gem-associated protein 7 isoform X2 has product MPHAAKTMQTPVNIPVPVLRLPRGPDGFCRGFAPDGRRAPLRPEVPEIQECPIAQESLESQEQRARAALRERYLRSLLAMVGHQVSFTLHEGVRVAAHFGATDLDVANFYVSQLQTPIGVQAEALLRCSDIISYTFKP; this is encoded by the coding sequence CCAAGACAATGCAAACTCCAGTGAACATTCCCGTGCCTGTGCTCCGGCTGCCCCGGGGCCCTGATGGCTTCTGCCGTGGCTTTGCCCCTGACGGACGCAGAGCCCCCTTGAGGCCAGAGGTTCCTGAAATCCAGGAGTGTCCCATAGCTCAAGAATCCCTGGAATCCCAGGAGCAGCGGGCACGAGCCGCCCTTCGGGAGCGTTACCTCCGCAGCCTGCTGGCCATGGTGGGTCATCAGGTGAGCTTCACGTTGCACGAGGGTGTGCGTGTGGCCGCCCACTTTGGAGCCACCGACCTGGATGTGGCCAACTTCTACGTGTCACAGCTGCAGACTCCCATAGGTGTGCAAGCAGAGGCGCTACTCCGATGTAGTGACATTATTTCATATACCTTCAAGCCATAA